From the genome of Populus alba chromosome 10, ASM523922v2, whole genome shotgun sequence, one region includes:
- the LOC118046561 gene encoding uncharacterized protein isoform X1, translating into MAMQAGIGVSRILILAGAGYTGTIMLKNGKLSELLAELQSLVKGMEKSGEKSDGDSDYSEAIAQQVRRLAMEVRQLASARQITVLSGNSGQMGNLTGLIVPAATLGALGYGYMWWKGLKLSDLMYVTKRSMASAVSNLTKHLEQVSEALSTAKTHLTQRIQHLDDKMESQKEISKAIQNDVNAASENLTLIGSELWQLQCLVSGLDGKIGSLEEKQDIANMGVMYLCNFVGGKKVKMPKALEDQLKPSGRTRASLTYSEVPSLTGLKELADDLSQTFSKPATDATLQDGTDNLEDQLRTPRNDQPRALLRKGGLVWPFSERDE; encoded by the exons ATGGCTATGCAAGCTGGAATCGGCGTCTCTAGGATCCTCATCCTCGCCGGAGcag GATACACCGGTACGATCATGCTCAAAAACGGTAAATTATCCGAATTACTCGCTGAACTTCAG AGCTTGGTGAAGGGGATGGAAAAATCCGGGGAAAAATCTGATGGTGATTCTGACTACTCTGAAGCCATTGCCCAACAG GTGCGTAGGTTGGCAATGGAAGTTCGGCAACTGGCCTCTGCACGGCAAATAACAGTTCTCAGTGGGAATTCTGGCCAAATGG GTAACCTCACAGGTCTTATAGTTCCAGCTGCCACCCTGGGGGCATTGGGTTATGGTTACATGTGGTGGAAG GGTCTAAAATTGTCAGATCTTATGTACGTAACAAAGCGCAGTATGGCAAGTGCTGTTTCAAACTTGACAAAACATTTGGAGCAAGTATCCGAGGCTCTGTCT acTGCCAAGACACATTTAACACAAAGAATACAACATTTGGATGATAAAATGGAGAGTCAAAAGGAGATCTCAAAGGCAATTCAAAATGAT GTCAATGCTGCCTCTGAAAATCTAACACTAATTGGTTCTGAGCTGTGGCAGTTGCAGTGTTTGGTATCTGGTCTG GATGGGAAGATAGGTTCATTGGAGGAGAAACAG GATATTGCAAATATGGGTGTGATGTACCTGTGCAACTTCGTTGGTGGCAAGAAAGTAAAAATGCCTAAAGCTCTGGAG GATCAGCTTAAACCCTCAGGGAGAACTCGTGCTTCACTCACATACTCTGAAGTCCCAAGTTTGACG GGTCTAAAGGAGCTTGCAGACGATTTATCTCAAACTTTCAGCAAGCCAGCAACTGACGCTACTTTGCAAGATGGAACTGATAATCTGGAAGACCAGCTAAGAACCCCACGTAATGATCAACCAAGAGCTCTTCTCAG AAAGGGTGGGTTAGTGTGGCCTTTTTCAGAGAGGGATGAATGA
- the LOC118046561 gene encoding uncharacterized protein isoform X3 → MEKSGEKSDGDSDYSEAIAQQVRRLAMEVRQLASARQITVLSGNSGQMGNLTGLIVPAATLGALGYGYMWWKGLKLSDLMYVTKRSMASAVSNLTKHLEQVSEALSTAKTHLTQRIQHLDDKMESQKEISKAIQNDVNAASENLTLIGSELWQLQCLVSGLDGKIGSLEEKQDIANMGVMYLCNFVGGKKVKMPKALEDQLKPSGRTRASLTYSEVPSLTGLKELADDLSQTFSKPATDATLQDGTDNLEDQLRTPRNDQPRALLRKGGLVWPFSERDE, encoded by the exons ATGGAAAAATCCGGGGAAAAATCTGATGGTGATTCTGACTACTCTGAAGCCATTGCCCAACAG GTGCGTAGGTTGGCAATGGAAGTTCGGCAACTGGCCTCTGCACGGCAAATAACAGTTCTCAGTGGGAATTCTGGCCAAATGG GTAACCTCACAGGTCTTATAGTTCCAGCTGCCACCCTGGGGGCATTGGGTTATGGTTACATGTGGTGGAAG GGTCTAAAATTGTCAGATCTTATGTACGTAACAAAGCGCAGTATGGCAAGTGCTGTTTCAAACTTGACAAAACATTTGGAGCAAGTATCCGAGGCTCTGTCT acTGCCAAGACACATTTAACACAAAGAATACAACATTTGGATGATAAAATGGAGAGTCAAAAGGAGATCTCAAAGGCAATTCAAAATGAT GTCAATGCTGCCTCTGAAAATCTAACACTAATTGGTTCTGAGCTGTGGCAGTTGCAGTGTTTGGTATCTGGTCTG GATGGGAAGATAGGTTCATTGGAGGAGAAACAG GATATTGCAAATATGGGTGTGATGTACCTGTGCAACTTCGTTGGTGGCAAGAAAGTAAAAATGCCTAAAGCTCTGGAG GATCAGCTTAAACCCTCAGGGAGAACTCGTGCTTCACTCACATACTCTGAAGTCCCAAGTTTGACG GGTCTAAAGGAGCTTGCAGACGATTTATCTCAAACTTTCAGCAAGCCAGCAACTGACGCTACTTTGCAAGATGGAACTGATAATCTGGAAGACCAGCTAAGAACCCCACGTAATGATCAACCAAGAGCTCTTCTCAG AAAGGGTGGGTTAGTGTGGCCTTTTTCAGAGAGGGATGAATGA
- the LOC118046616 gene encoding AP2-like ethylene-responsive transcription factor At1g16060 gives MKTVTKEEYLAALRRRSSGFSRGVSKYRGVARHHHNGRWEARIRRVFGNKYLYLGTYSTQEEAAHAYDIAAIEYRGINAVTNFDLSTYIRWLKPEASLPAPQESKPASDPLPMATFSDHLPSEKPTQLSVLQMDPSLIDNLNTPKNEDVFHRKTLPVSPLTRSSSSTALSLLFKSSIFKELVEKNLNATSEEIEENDSKNPHDGNNNAGEAFYDGFSPIPVTGTSNEDPFLCSEQGERNTLPPYNGMEQSLWNGALSMPSRFH, from the exons ATGAAAACGGTAACCAAAGAAGAATATCTAGCCGCCTTGAGAAG GAGAAGCAGTGGGTTTTCAAGAGGTGTATCCAAATACAGAGGAGTTGCTAG GCACCATCACAATGGGAGATGGGAAGCAAGGATAAGGAGAGTGTTCGGAAACAAGTATCTCTATCTTGGCACGTACA GCACTCAAGAGGAAGCTGCTCATGCCTATGATATAGCAGCCATTGAATACAGAGGGATCAATGCTGTAACCAATTTCGATTTAAGTACATACATCAGATGGCTGAAGCCAGAAGCCAGTCTTCCTGCACCCCAAGAATCGAAGCCAGCTTCAGACCCCCTGCCAATGGCAACCTTCTCCGATCACCTTCCGAGCGAGAAACCAACCCAGCTATCCGTTCTCCAGATGGACCCTTCTTTGATAGATAATTTAAACACCCCTAAAAACGAGGACGTTTTTCACAGGAAGACGCTTCCCGTTAGCCCCCTCACCAGGTCATCCTCCTCGACTGCCCTTAGCCTCCTCTTTAAATCTTCAATATTCAAAGAGCTTGTGGAGAAGAACTTGAATGCCACCTccgaagaaattgaagaaaacgaTTCGAAAAACCCGCACGATGGCAACAACAATGCTGGGGAGGCATTCTATGATGGGTTCAGCCCCATTCCTGTCACAGGCACTTCAAACGAGGATCCGTTCTTGTGTTCAGAGCAAGGAGAGAGAAATACATTGCCACCATACAATGGAATGGAGCAATCTCTTTGGAATGGAGCCTTGAGCATGCCTTCTCGTTTCCATTAA
- the LOC118046561 gene encoding uncharacterized protein isoform X2, whose translation MAMQAGIGVSRILILAGAGYTGTIMLKNGKLSELLAELQSLVKGMEKSGEKSDGDSDYSEAIAQQVRRLAMEVRQLASARQITVLSGNSGQMGNLTGLIVPAATLGALGYGYMWWKGLKLSDLMYVTKRSMASAVSNLTKHLEQVSEALSTAKTHLTQRIQHLDDKMESQKEISKAIQNDVNAASENLTLIGSELWQLQCLVSGLDGKIGSLEEKQDIANMGVMYLCNFVGGKKVKMPKALEDQLKPSGRTRASLTYSEVPSLTGLKELADDLSQTFSKPATDATLQDGTDNLEDQLRTPRNDQPRALLRFNSARC comes from the exons ATGGCTATGCAAGCTGGAATCGGCGTCTCTAGGATCCTCATCCTCGCCGGAGcag GATACACCGGTACGATCATGCTCAAAAACGGTAAATTATCCGAATTACTCGCTGAACTTCAG AGCTTGGTGAAGGGGATGGAAAAATCCGGGGAAAAATCTGATGGTGATTCTGACTACTCTGAAGCCATTGCCCAACAG GTGCGTAGGTTGGCAATGGAAGTTCGGCAACTGGCCTCTGCACGGCAAATAACAGTTCTCAGTGGGAATTCTGGCCAAATGG GTAACCTCACAGGTCTTATAGTTCCAGCTGCCACCCTGGGGGCATTGGGTTATGGTTACATGTGGTGGAAG GGTCTAAAATTGTCAGATCTTATGTACGTAACAAAGCGCAGTATGGCAAGTGCTGTTTCAAACTTGACAAAACATTTGGAGCAAGTATCCGAGGCTCTGTCT acTGCCAAGACACATTTAACACAAAGAATACAACATTTGGATGATAAAATGGAGAGTCAAAAGGAGATCTCAAAGGCAATTCAAAATGAT GTCAATGCTGCCTCTGAAAATCTAACACTAATTGGTTCTGAGCTGTGGCAGTTGCAGTGTTTGGTATCTGGTCTG GATGGGAAGATAGGTTCATTGGAGGAGAAACAG GATATTGCAAATATGGGTGTGATGTACCTGTGCAACTTCGTTGGTGGCAAGAAAGTAAAAATGCCTAAAGCTCTGGAG GATCAGCTTAAACCCTCAGGGAGAACTCGTGCTTCACTCACATACTCTGAAGTCCCAAGTTTGACG GGTCTAAAGGAGCTTGCAGACGATTTATCTCAAACTTTCAGCAAGCCAGCAACTGACGCTACTTTGCAAGATGGAACTGATAATCTGGAAGACCAGCTAAGAACCCCACGTAATGATCAACCAAGAGCTCTTCTCAG GTTTAATTCTGCCAGGTGTTGA